A DNA window from Amycolatopsis sp. DSM 110486 contains the following coding sequences:
- a CDS encoding SDR family oxidoreductase, producing the protein MKSERPVALVTGVGRRAGIGAAIAERLSADGWLVACTHWPAYDARMPWGADPVRAGDFSVEADLADPAAPALLFDRVASSLGDVTALVLAHCESVDSGFLDTSLESFDRHFAVNTRANWLLMREFAVRFGGPHGTGRIVALTSDAVVHNVPYGASKGALDRLIVAAAAELGPRGITANAVNPGPTDTGWMDGPLSTTLRDRTPLGRLGTPRDCANLVSFLCGPDGTWVTGQLLTSNGGFS; encoded by the coding sequence TTGAAGAGTGAGCGCCCGGTCGCCCTGGTCACCGGTGTCGGCCGACGCGCGGGCATCGGGGCGGCCATCGCCGAACGCCTCTCGGCTGACGGCTGGCTAGTCGCGTGCACACACTGGCCGGCCTACGACGCCCGCATGCCGTGGGGTGCGGATCCGGTGCGGGCCGGGGATTTCTCGGTCGAAGCGGACTTGGCCGATCCCGCGGCGCCGGCTTTGCTGTTCGACCGCGTGGCTTCTTCCCTTGGCGACGTGACGGCTTTGGTGCTGGCGCACTGCGAGTCCGTCGACTCCGGTTTCCTCGACACGTCACTCGAAAGCTTCGACCGGCACTTCGCGGTGAACACACGCGCGAACTGGCTGCTCATGCGCGAGTTCGCAGTGCGCTTCGGCGGACCCCACGGCACCGGCCGAATCGTCGCCCTGACGAGCGACGCCGTGGTCCACAACGTCCCGTACGGCGCCAGCAAAGGCGCCCTCGACCGCCTGATCGTGGCCGCCGCCGCGGAACTCGGCCCCCGCGGCATCACCGCCAACGCCGTCAACCCCGGCCCGACCGACACCGGCTGGATGGACGGCCCCCTGAGCACCACCCTCCGCGACCGCACACCGCTGGGCCGCCTCGGCACCCCGCGCGACTGCGCCAACCTGGTGTCCTTCCTCTGCGGCCCCGACGGCACCTGGGTCACCGGCCAGCTCCTCACCTCCAACGGCGGCTTCTCATGA
- a CDS encoding iron ABC transporter permease: MAERARPRTLSLTAGLVVLLVALVLAAALSIAVGSRGLSFATVLDSLFHYDASNPDHLVVHELRLPRTLVGVLAGVALGLSGAVIQGATRNPLADPGLLGVNAGAALFVVLGISTLGITTVTGYVWFGFAGAAAAAVVVYGISALGRVGATPVKLALAGAAVTAALQSVTSGLLLTDTTTFDQFRFWQVGSLTGRDVSTITQAVPFIVVGVVLALVSARMLNALALGEDVARGLGQNVAVARAVCALAVVVLCGSATAIAGPIAFVGLTVPHVARLITGPDHRWLLPYSALLAPLLLLVADVIGRVIARPAEVQVGIVTAVIGAPVFIVLVRRRKLVKV; this comes from the coding sequence GTGGCCGAGAGAGCCCGCCCGAGAACACTCTCGCTGACGGCGGGGCTCGTGGTGCTCCTGGTGGCGCTCGTGCTCGCCGCCGCGCTGAGCATCGCCGTCGGATCGCGCGGGCTGTCGTTCGCCACCGTCCTCGACTCCTTGTTCCACTACGACGCCTCGAATCCCGATCACCTCGTGGTGCACGAGCTGCGCCTGCCGCGCACGCTCGTGGGCGTGCTCGCGGGTGTCGCACTGGGACTGTCCGGCGCCGTGATCCAAGGCGCCACGCGCAATCCGCTCGCCGACCCGGGTCTGCTGGGCGTGAACGCGGGCGCCGCGCTGTTCGTGGTGCTGGGCATCAGCACGCTCGGTATCACCACCGTCACCGGATACGTCTGGTTCGGCTTCGCCGGCGCGGCCGCCGCGGCCGTGGTCGTCTACGGGATCAGCGCGCTCGGGCGAGTCGGTGCCACACCGGTGAAACTGGCGCTCGCGGGTGCCGCGGTGACCGCGGCGCTGCAATCGGTGACGAGCGGGCTGCTGCTCACCGACACCACCACGTTCGACCAGTTCCGCTTCTGGCAAGTGGGCTCGCTGACCGGGCGCGACGTGTCGACGATCACGCAGGCCGTGCCGTTCATCGTGGTCGGCGTGGTGCTCGCGCTGGTGTCCGCGCGGATGCTCAACGCGCTGGCGCTGGGTGAGGACGTCGCCCGCGGGCTCGGGCAGAACGTCGCCGTGGCGCGGGCGGTCTGCGCGCTCGCCGTGGTCGTCCTCTGTGGATCGGCGACGGCCATCGCCGGCCCGATCGCCTTCGTGGGGCTGACCGTGCCGCACGTCGCGCGGCTGATCACCGGGCCCGACCACCGGTGGCTCCTGCCGTACTCCGCTTTGCTGGCGCCGTTGCTGCTGCTCGTGGCCGACGTGATCGGCCGGGTCATCGCGCGCCCGGCCGAGGTGCAGGTGGGCATCGTGACCGCCGTGATCGGCGCGCCCGTGTTCATCGTGCTGGTGCGGCGCCGGAAGCTGGTGAAGGTGTGA
- a CDS encoding RraA family protein, which translates to MKNDELRRRFETLTTAHLTDGCIRARLQVRCAPAGTRAAVSGRVAGRVLPARHAGSVDVFLEALMSAKEGDVLVVDNGGRLDESCVGDLVAIEAATAGASGIVIWGLHRDTADLRAIGLPVFSLGSLPTGPFSLTDRAANALESARVGEWEVTSDDLVFGDEDGVVFVPAAEAEDVFRLAESIRDTERRQAELIRGGKTLREQVRFAEFLRAREANPALTFREHLRAVGGAIEE; encoded by the coding sequence ATGAAAAACGACGAGCTGCGGCGCCGCTTCGAAACGCTCACCACCGCGCACCTCACCGACGGCTGCATCCGCGCGCGGCTGCAGGTGCGCTGCGCGCCGGCGGGGACACGGGCCGCGGTCAGTGGGCGCGTGGCCGGGCGGGTGTTGCCGGCGCGGCACGCGGGCAGCGTGGACGTGTTCCTGGAGGCGCTGATGAGCGCCAAGGAGGGCGACGTGCTGGTGGTGGACAACGGCGGGCGCCTCGACGAGAGCTGCGTCGGCGACCTCGTGGCGATCGAGGCCGCGACGGCGGGCGCGTCCGGCATCGTGATCTGGGGCCTGCACCGCGACACCGCCGACCTGCGCGCGATCGGGCTGCCTGTGTTCAGCCTCGGGTCCCTGCCGACCGGACCGTTCTCGCTCACCGACCGCGCCGCGAACGCGCTCGAATCCGCGCGCGTCGGCGAGTGGGAGGTCACGTCGGACGACCTGGTGTTCGGCGACGAAGACGGCGTGGTCTTCGTGCCCGCCGCCGAGGCCGAGGACGTGTTCCGCCTCGCGGAGTCCATTCGCGACACCGAGCGGCGCCAAGCCGAGCTCATCCGCGGCGGCAAGACGCTGCGCGAGCAGGTGCGCTTCGCCGAGTTCCTGCGTGCCCGCGAGGCCAACCCCGCGCTGACCTTCCGCGAGCACCTGCGCGCCGTGGGCGGGGCCATTGAAGAGTGA
- a CDS encoding ABC transporter substrate-binding protein yields MARWTKVVGVLAAATLLGACSQPANTTTSGVGDKDVATGGRLFSTADTETAKLKADVGPGVFPRTVTHALGQTKIEKAPTRVVVLDSGELDDVLALGVTPVGMATTAGQTGVPSYLADRAKGIPTIGNTDNLNLEKIASLQPDLILGSKLRANDLYPQLSKIAPTVFSIRPGFPWKENLLLVGAALGQENKAVAALNAYQKKADEVKAGIKGNPKISLLRFHSTGIRIYGDLSFIGVIFKDVGLQRPDNQHINELAKQISRERIDEANGDWIFYSSYGAGPNADEKAVTSSGLWAGLSAVKSQHAIRVSDEVWFLGLGPIGADHVLDDLKKYLG; encoded by the coding sequence ATGGCCAGATGGACCAAGGTCGTCGGCGTTCTCGCCGCCGCCACGCTCCTGGGTGCGTGCAGCCAGCCCGCCAACACGACGACTTCGGGCGTCGGGGACAAGGACGTCGCCACCGGCGGCCGCCTGTTCTCCACCGCCGACACCGAGACCGCCAAGCTGAAGGCCGACGTCGGCCCCGGCGTCTTCCCGCGCACGGTCACCCACGCGCTGGGCCAGACGAAAATCGAGAAGGCGCCCACCCGCGTGGTCGTGCTCGACAGCGGTGAGCTCGACGACGTGCTGGCGCTGGGCGTCACGCCCGTCGGCATGGCCACCACGGCCGGCCAGACCGGTGTGCCGAGCTACCTCGCCGACCGCGCCAAGGGCATCCCGACCATCGGCAACACCGACAACCTCAACCTCGAGAAGATCGCTTCGCTGCAGCCGGACCTGATCCTCGGCAGCAAGCTGCGCGCCAACGATCTGTACCCGCAGCTGTCGAAGATCGCGCCGACGGTGTTCAGCATCCGCCCGGGCTTCCCGTGGAAGGAGAACCTGCTGCTGGTGGGGGCGGCGCTGGGCCAGGAGAACAAGGCCGTGGCGGCGCTGAACGCGTACCAGAAGAAGGCCGACGAGGTGAAGGCCGGGATCAAGGGCAACCCCAAGATCTCGTTGCTGCGCTTCCACTCCACGGGCATCCGGATCTACGGCGACCTGTCGTTCATCGGCGTGATCTTCAAGGATGTCGGCCTGCAGCGGCCGGACAACCAGCACATCAACGAGCTGGCCAAGCAGATCTCGCGCGAGCGCATCGACGAGGCGAACGGCGACTGGATCTTCTACTCCAGCTACGGCGCGGGCCCGAACGCGGACGAGAAGGCCGTGACGAGCAGCGGGCTGTGGGCCGGCCTGAGCGCCGTGAAGTCGCAGCACGCCATCCGCGTCTCCGACGAGGTGTGGTTCCTCGGGCTCGGCCCGATCGGCGCCGACCACGTGCTCGACGACC
- a CDS encoding Dyp-type peroxidase — protein sequence MTAKPAQPGESSRRTFLRRTVVGAGLTAAAGVGVGSVAASAADSGSVAFHGDRQAAIVRRPPAQSVVASFDVVADNKAELTDLFKEITDRARFLTTGGAPAALGITAPPADSGVLGPVVPAGNLGVVLGVGSSLFDDRYGLAALKPKKLKPMTMFPNDALDAAQCDGDLSLVLSADNTDTVLHALRDIARATRGGMQLRWKINGFASQPRPSGTPRNLMGFKDGISNPTDAEYDKLVWLGEGSGEPAWTKGGSYQVVRLIRMLVEFWDRVSLTEQENMFGRRRDTGAPLDGAEEQDVPKYADDPVGTVIPLTSHIRMANPRKPETDSSRILRRAVNYDRGVDTNGNLDMGLIFACYQQDLERQFEAVQKRLIDEPLVDYISPFGGGYFLALPGVTGPDDHYGRALLA from the coding sequence GTGACCGCCAAACCAGCCCAGCCGGGGGAGTCTTCCCGCCGGACGTTCCTGCGCCGCACCGTCGTCGGCGCCGGCCTGACCGCCGCCGCGGGCGTGGGGGTCGGCTCGGTCGCCGCGAGCGCCGCCGACTCCGGTTCCGTCGCGTTCCACGGCGACCGCCAGGCCGCGATCGTGCGCCGGCCGCCCGCGCAGAGCGTGGTGGCGTCGTTCGACGTCGTCGCCGACAACAAGGCCGAGCTCACGGACCTGTTCAAGGAGATCACCGACCGCGCCCGCTTCCTCACCACCGGCGGCGCCCCGGCGGCGCTCGGCATCACCGCGCCGCCCGCCGACTCCGGTGTGCTGGGCCCGGTCGTGCCGGCGGGCAACCTCGGCGTGGTGCTCGGCGTGGGCTCGTCGCTGTTCGACGACCGCTACGGTCTCGCGGCGCTCAAGCCGAAGAAGCTCAAGCCGATGACGATGTTCCCCAACGACGCGCTCGACGCCGCGCAGTGCGACGGGGACCTGTCGCTCGTACTTTCGGCGGACAACACCGACACCGTGCTTCACGCGCTGCGCGACATCGCCCGCGCCACCCGCGGCGGGATGCAGCTGCGCTGGAAGATCAACGGTTTCGCCTCGCAGCCGCGGCCTTCCGGCACCCCGCGCAACCTCATGGGCTTCAAGGACGGCATCTCGAACCCGACCGACGCCGAGTACGACAAGCTGGTCTGGCTCGGCGAGGGCAGCGGCGAGCCCGCGTGGACCAAGGGCGGCAGCTACCAGGTCGTGCGGCTGATCCGGATGCTCGTCGAGTTCTGGGACCGCGTGTCGCTGACCGAGCAGGAGAACATGTTCGGCCGCCGTCGCGACACCGGCGCGCCCCTCGACGGCGCCGAAGAACAGGACGTGCCGAAGTACGCCGACGACCCCGTCGGCACCGTCATCCCCCTCACGAGCCACATCCGCATGGCGAACCCTCGCAAGCCGGAGACGGATTCCAGCCGGATCCTGCGCCGCGCGGTCAACTACGACCGCGGCGTGGACACCAACGGCAACCTGGACATGGGCCTGATCTTCGCCTGCTACCAGCAGGACCTCGAGCGTCAGTTCGAGGCGGTCCAGAAGCGGCTCATCGACGAGCCGCTGGTCGATTACATCTCCCCGTTCGGTGGCGGCTACTTCCTGGCGCTGCCGGGGGTGACCGGTCCCGACGACCACTACGGCCGGGCTTTGTTGGCCTGA
- a CDS encoding iron chelate uptake ABC transporter family permease subunit, which translates to MNPPQALPDALKAVSAARRQGAARVWLVSIVLFVLLVGVFALSLAVGDFDVPLGQLPGILFGDGTGGGAYVVTQLRLPRAVAAVLVGVAFGLGGALFQRLLRNPLASPDVIGVTQGASAAAVICLVLFGVSGPVLSAAAFVGALLTGVIIYVLSRRGGVNGYRLVLIGVGVGAVLASIVSYLMTWADVTLAQQALVWLTGNLNGASWDKVVPLAIALVVLGPAALLLSRALTGLQLGDDTAAGLGLRVERMRLLLLLVATALAAFATAAAGPVSFVAFVANPVATRLVGGARVGLVAPALTGALVTLLGDFVAQHLLGTQLPVGVVTGAVGAPYLLYLLATANRAGRV; encoded by the coding sequence GTGAACCCGCCGCAGGCGCTCCCCGACGCGCTGAAGGCGGTCTCGGCCGCCCGCCGCCAGGGCGCGGCGCGGGTGTGGCTCGTGTCGATCGTGCTCTTCGTGCTGTTGGTCGGAGTTTTCGCGCTGTCCCTGGCTGTCGGTGACTTCGACGTCCCCTTGGGACAGCTGCCCGGCATCCTCTTCGGCGACGGTACGGGCGGCGGCGCCTACGTCGTCACGCAGCTGCGGCTCCCGCGCGCTGTGGCAGCCGTGCTCGTGGGTGTCGCGTTCGGACTCGGCGGCGCGCTTTTCCAGCGCCTGCTGCGCAATCCGCTCGCCAGCCCCGACGTGATCGGCGTGACGCAGGGTGCCAGCGCCGCCGCGGTGATCTGCCTGGTCCTGTTCGGAGTGTCCGGTCCGGTGCTCTCGGCCGCCGCGTTCGTCGGCGCGCTGCTCACCGGCGTGATCATCTACGTGCTCTCGCGCCGCGGCGGCGTGAACGGCTACCGGCTCGTGCTCATCGGCGTCGGAGTCGGCGCGGTGCTCGCCAGCATCGTGTCGTACCTGATGACCTGGGCCGACGTGACGCTGGCGCAGCAGGCCCTGGTGTGGCTCACCGGCAACCTCAACGGCGCGAGCTGGGACAAGGTGGTGCCGCTCGCGATCGCCCTCGTGGTGCTCGGGCCGGCGGCGCTGCTCCTCAGCCGCGCGCTCACCGGACTGCAGCTGGGTGACGACACCGCGGCCGGGCTCGGCCTGCGCGTGGAACGCATGCGCCTGCTGCTGCTCCTCGTCGCCACCGCGCTCGCCGCGTTCGCCACGGCGGCGGCCGGGCCCGTGAGTTTCGTGGCGTTCGTGGCGAATCCCGTGGCGACGCGGCTCGTGGGCGGCGCCCGCGTCGGCCTCGTCGCGCCGGCCCTCACCGGCGCGCTCGTGACGTTACTCGGCGACTTCGTCGCGCAGCACCTGCTCGGCACGCAGCTGCCGGTCGGCGTCGTGACCGGGGCCGTCGGCGCGCCGTACCTGCTGTACCTCCTCGCCACGGCGAACCGGGCCGGCCGAGTCTGA
- a CDS encoding phospholipase C, translating to MDKGIGRRRRRSRGLIGAGALASAAVLAIVTGSAASTADAQALHTLPASWLPTLTPIKHVVVIFGENISFDHYFGTYPNATNQDGTPFKAAKNTPKVNGLDKKLLNNNPNAYDPKRLSPDQALTCDQNHSYGAEQAAFNGGKMDKFVEKTETDKCTGQPILFGEPGLVMDYYDGNTVTGMWNYAQNYAMSDNSYNTNFGPSTPGALNLISGQTGGAQALTSVTHQPTTDSYAVVSPDKKGIGTVINDPDPAYDDCSDKNHTATDNLASLQGKNIGDMLNQRHVTWGWFQGGFKPTGTQNGFAVCGQQHNNVGGIPVTDYSPHHNAFSYYKSTSNPHHLPPSSVQAIGQTDQANHQYDISDFDASLKAGSMPAVSYLKAPAYEDAHAANSDPLDEQQFVVSEINKIQQSPEWKSTAIVLAYDDSDGWYDHQKSTIINGSNDAAQDQSVCTGTNTKLGTTADRCGYGPRLPLQVISPYSKVNFVDHTRTDQTSVLQFVEDNWFTGRVGGSSFDSRAGGLWNMFNFWYPQASKLPLDPKTGAVVKNGHH from the coding sequence GTGGACAAAGGAATCGGCAGACGGCGTCGCCGTTCACGCGGGCTGATCGGCGCGGGTGCGCTGGCTTCGGCCGCCGTGTTGGCGATCGTCACCGGCTCCGCGGCGTCGACCGCAGACGCCCAGGCGCTGCACACGCTGCCGGCGTCGTGGCTGCCGACGCTCACCCCGATCAAGCACGTCGTGGTGATCTTCGGCGAGAACATCTCGTTCGACCACTACTTCGGCACCTATCCCAACGCGACCAACCAGGACGGCACGCCGTTCAAGGCCGCGAAGAACACCCCGAAGGTCAACGGCCTCGACAAGAAGCTGCTGAACAACAACCCCAACGCCTACGACCCGAAGCGCCTTTCCCCCGACCAGGCGCTCACCTGCGACCAGAACCACAGCTACGGTGCTGAGCAGGCGGCGTTCAACGGCGGCAAGATGGACAAGTTCGTCGAGAAGACCGAGACCGACAAGTGCACGGGGCAGCCGATCCTCTTCGGCGAGCCGGGCCTGGTCATGGACTACTACGACGGCAACACCGTCACGGGCATGTGGAACTACGCTCAGAACTACGCGATGAGCGACAACTCCTACAACACGAACTTCGGCCCGTCGACCCCCGGTGCGCTCAACCTGATCTCCGGGCAGACGGGCGGGGCGCAGGCGCTCACCTCGGTGACGCACCAGCCGACCACCGACTCGTACGCCGTCGTTTCCCCCGACAAGAAGGGGATCGGCACGGTCATCAACGACCCGGACCCGGCGTACGACGACTGCTCGGACAAGAACCACACCGCCACCGACAACCTCGCCTCGCTGCAGGGCAAGAACATCGGTGACATGCTGAACCAGCGCCACGTGACCTGGGGCTGGTTCCAGGGTGGCTTCAAGCCGACCGGCACCCAGAACGGGTTCGCGGTCTGCGGCCAGCAACACAACAACGTCGGCGGCATCCCGGTGACGGACTACAGCCCGCACCACAACGCGTTCTCGTACTACAAGTCGACGTCGAACCCGCACCACCTGCCGCCGTCCTCGGTGCAGGCCATCGGTCAGACCGACCAGGCCAACCACCAGTACGACATCAGCGACTTCGACGCTTCTCTGAAGGCCGGCTCGATGCCCGCCGTGAGCTACCTCAAGGCCCCGGCCTACGAGGACGCGCACGCGGCCAACTCCGACCCGCTCGACGAGCAGCAGTTCGTGGTCAGCGAGATCAACAAGATCCAGCAGTCGCCGGAGTGGAAGTCCACCGCGATCGTCCTCGCCTACGACGACTCGGACGGCTGGTACGACCACCAGAAGTCCACGATCATCAACGGGTCGAACGACGCCGCGCAGGACCAGTCGGTCTGCACCGGCACCAACACCAAGCTGGGCACGACCGCGGACCGCTGCGGTTACGGCCCGCGTCTGCCGCTGCAGGTCATCTCGCCCTACAGCAAGGTGAACTTCGTCGACCACACCCGCACCGACCAGACCTCGGTGCTGCAGTTCGTGGAGGACAACTGGTTCACCGGTCGCGTCGGGGGGTCGTCGTTCGACTCCCGCGCCGGCGGGCTGTGGAACATGTTCAACTTCTGGTACCCGCAGGCGAGCAAGCTGCCGCTGGACCCGAAGACGGGTGCGGTCGTCAAGAACGGGCACCACTGA
- a CDS encoding Lsr2 family protein, giving the protein MAQKVHVEMVDDIDGSIADQTVPFSLDGVSYEIDLSEDNAAALRDELARYVTASRRVGGRKVRMAAGQAPRATSSAADRERNRLMREWAEVNGFKVSDRGRLPAEIVKAFEEREEEIDEVEEAPAKPARKRAPRKKANA; this is encoded by the coding sequence ATGGCGCAGAAGGTTCACGTCGAGATGGTGGACGACATCGACGGCAGCATTGCCGATCAGACCGTCCCCTTCAGCCTCGACGGTGTGAGTTACGAGATCGATCTGTCCGAAGACAACGCCGCCGCGCTTCGTGATGAGCTCGCGCGCTACGTCACCGCTTCCCGCCGCGTCGGGGGCCGCAAGGTGCGCATGGCCGCCGGGCAGGCGCCGCGGGCGACGTCGTCCGCCGCCGATCGGGAGCGCAACCGCCTCATGCGGGAGTGGGCCGAGGTCAACGGTTTCAAGGTGTCCGACCGGGGCCGGCTCCCCGCGGAGATCGTGAAGGCGTTCGAAGAGCGTGAAGAAGAGATCGACGAGGTCGAAGAGGCTCCCGCCAAGCCGGCCCGCAAGCGTGCGCCGCGCAAGAAGGCCAACGCCTGA
- a CDS encoding EfeM/EfeO family lipoprotein has product MGAAGVVVAAAAVGIAFAVWPDGASAQDPEIQISRSACGQGWTDPKPGPQIFNLHNTGAVTSEVDLIDPKTGVIYGEVEGLGTGTIRPMSVTLGNGPYAFRCLPEDSSAIVGPTTTVSGGAERGPGVAAVTQNDLLQPLKVYEAKVTQGLDTLVTDVGALKDAVHRGDRGAAESTWLTAHLTYERLGAAYDAFGDSDGAINGTTAGLPGGTSDPDFTGFHRLEYGLWHNEDMGSLGGVVDQLASDVQNLRTAFPQSQVDSNDLGLRAHEIVENALQFELTAKTDYGSGTNLATTRANLDGVQTVLDVLRPVLAPRYPELSGVDSWMKRTEATLDGARKPDGSWTPVSALTAPQRQKINADVSELTERLAPIAAIAEPRRVS; this is encoded by the coding sequence GTGGGGGCCGCGGGTGTCGTGGTCGCCGCCGCTGCCGTGGGAATCGCCTTCGCGGTCTGGCCCGACGGGGCGTCCGCGCAGGATCCGGAGATCCAGATCTCCCGCTCCGCCTGTGGTCAGGGCTGGACGGACCCCAAGCCGGGCCCGCAAATCTTCAACCTCCACAACACTGGCGCCGTCACGTCGGAGGTCGATCTGATCGACCCGAAGACCGGCGTGATCTACGGCGAGGTCGAGGGTCTCGGCACGGGGACGATCAGGCCGATGTCAGTGACGCTCGGTAATGGACCGTACGCCTTCCGGTGCCTTCCGGAGGACTCCTCCGCGATCGTGGGCCCGACGACGACCGTCAGTGGCGGCGCCGAGCGCGGCCCGGGTGTCGCGGCGGTGACGCAGAACGACCTCCTGCAGCCGCTCAAGGTCTACGAGGCCAAGGTGACGCAGGGGCTCGACACGCTGGTCACCGACGTCGGCGCGCTCAAGGACGCCGTGCACCGCGGCGACCGCGGCGCCGCTGAGTCCACCTGGCTCACTGCGCACCTGACCTACGAGCGCCTCGGCGCCGCGTACGACGCGTTCGGCGACTCCGACGGCGCCATCAACGGCACGACCGCCGGCCTGCCCGGCGGCACCTCCGACCCGGACTTCACCGGCTTCCACCGCCTCGAGTACGGCCTCTGGCACAACGAGGACATGGGCTCGCTCGGCGGCGTCGTCGACCAGTTGGCCTCCGACGTGCAGAACCTGCGCACGGCCTTCCCCCAGAGCCAGGTCGACTCGAACGACCTCGGCCTGCGCGCCCACGAGATCGTGGAGAACGCCCTGCAGTTCGAGCTCACCGCCAAGACCGACTACGGCAGCGGCACCAACCTCGCCACCACGCGGGCGAATCTCGACGGCGTGCAGACCGTGCTCGACGTCCTGCGTCCGGTGCTCGCCCCGCGCTACCCCGAACTGTCCGGTGTGGACAGTTGGATGAAGCGGACCGAAGCGACCCTCGACGGCGCCCGGAAGCCCGACGGTTCGTGGACGCCCGTGTCCGCGCTCACCGCGCCGCAACGCCAGAAGATCAACGCCGACGTCAGCGAGCTCACCGAGCGGCTCGCCCCGATCGCGGCCATCGCCGAACCCAGGAGGGTTTCGTGA
- a CDS encoding ABC transporter ATP-binding protein — MKPTTPTLHTEGLELGYGPVTVVKDLSVRIPEGKVTMIVGTNACGKSTLLRGLARLLAPSAGAVFLDGERISSLRSKDVARVLGLLPQSPTAPEGITVADLVGRGRYPHQGVFRRWNDEDDDAVARAMLATDTVELAGRPVDELSGGQRQRVWIAMALAQRTPLLLLDEPTTFLDISHQVEVLDLLADLNHNDGTTVVIVLHDLNLAARYGDHLIAMKNGSIAAEGAPGDILTAELVEDVFGMPCRIIADPVSGTPMVVPIGRHRAATPTTQP, encoded by the coding sequence GTGAAACCGACGACACCCACCCTGCACACCGAAGGTCTCGAGCTCGGCTACGGGCCCGTGACCGTGGTGAAGGACCTCTCGGTGCGCATCCCCGAGGGCAAGGTCACCATGATCGTGGGGACCAACGCGTGCGGTAAGTCGACGCTGCTGCGCGGACTGGCGCGCCTGCTCGCGCCCTCGGCCGGTGCGGTGTTCCTCGACGGCGAGCGCATTTCCTCCTTGCGCAGCAAGGACGTCGCCCGGGTGCTCGGTCTGCTGCCGCAGTCGCCGACGGCACCGGAGGGCATCACGGTCGCCGACCTCGTCGGCCGCGGCCGCTACCCGCACCAGGGCGTGTTCCGCCGCTGGAACGACGAGGACGACGACGCCGTGGCGCGCGCGATGCTGGCCACCGACACCGTGGAGCTGGCCGGCCGGCCCGTCGACGAGCTGTCGGGCGGGCAGCGCCAGCGCGTGTGGATCGCGATGGCGCTCGCGCAGCGCACGCCGTTGCTGCTGCTCGACGAGCCCACCACGTTCCTCGACATCAGCCACCAGGTCGAGGTGCTCGACCTGCTCGCGGACCTCAACCACAACGACGGCACCACCGTCGTGATCGTGCTGCACGACCTCAACCTCGCGGCCCGCTACGGCGACCACCTCATCGCCATGAAGAACGGGTCGATCGCCGCCGAGGGAGCTCCCGGCGACATCCTCACCGCCGAGCTCGTCGAGGACGTGTTCGGCATGCCCTGCCGGATCATCGCCGATCCCGTGTCCGGCACCCCCATGGTCGTCCCGATCGGCCGCCACCGCGCCGCTACTCCCACCACCCAGCCCTAG
- a CDS encoding GNAT family N-acetyltransferase → MATWTETPRLRLRRFTPADAGALADLHGDPEVMRFIDDGRPVSREVVEDTTLPGFLAEYRDLPAGLGCFAAVNSGTDQFAGWFSVRPAASRELGGGGTEVGYRLLPAVWGRGFATEGLQAVLRKAFAELGAERVVATTMTVNTRSRRVLEKAGLKLVRTFFLEWPEYLEGAEHGDVEYALSREEWVSSTARH, encoded by the coding sequence ATGGCCACGTGGACCGAAACGCCGCGACTGCGGCTGCGCCGGTTCACGCCCGCCGACGCCGGCGCGCTCGCGGATCTCCACGGTGATCCCGAGGTGATGCGCTTCATCGACGACGGCCGTCCGGTGTCGCGTGAAGTCGTCGAGGACACGACACTTCCGGGTTTCCTCGCGGAATACCGGGATCTGCCCGCGGGACTCGGGTGTTTCGCCGCCGTGAATTCGGGGACGGACCAATTCGCCGGGTGGTTCTCGGTGCGGCCGGCGGCGAGCCGCGAACTCGGGGGAGGCGGTACCGAAGTCGGCTACCGCCTGCTGCCGGCGGTGTGGGGGCGCGGGTTCGCGACGGAAGGGCTGCAAGCGGTGCTCCGCAAGGCATTCGCGGAACTCGGTGCCGAGCGGGTCGTCGCGACGACGATGACGGTCAACACCCGTTCCCGTCGCGTGCTCGAGAAGGCGGGGCTCAAGCTCGTGCGCACCTTCTTCCTCGAGTGGCCGGAATACCTGGAAGGCGCGGAACACGGCGATGTCGAGTACGCGCTGTCCAGAGAGGAATGGGTGTCCAGCACCGCGCGACATTAG